The sequence TTCAAACTAAGGCTTCTTGAGGGGGGATAATTATCAGACAGGTCACAGTTAAAGACTGTGGCTACATGTGACCTAaaagcatccctggtcaatctgaaTTTTATTGTATGCTTGTCAGAAAATCTGCTCCCCTGTGTAAGGGATGCATGGTTAGGGAATGGGACACAGTGCTCCTGTGTAAGGGATGCATGGTTAGGGAATGGGATACAGTGCCCCTGTGTAAGGGATGCATGGTTAGGGAATGGGATACAGTGCCCCTGTGTAAGGGATGCCTGGTTAGGGAATGGGATACAGTGCCCCTGTGTAAGGGATGCCTGGTTAGGGAATGGGATACAGTGCCCCTGTGTAAGGGATGCATGGTTAGGGAATGGGATACAGTGCCCCGTTTCCTCTTTGATTCAAAACTTCATCAAAAACTTGGTTAATCTGCCTACAAGGCTGTTGCTGCAGTATGCAACTTAGTAAGTAAATGTGCACATAACGAAATATCCAGTAGTAACTTAGTNNNNNNNNNNNNNNNNNNNNNNNNNNNNNNNNNNNNNNNNNNNNNNNNNNNNNNNNNNNNNNNNNNNNNNNNNNNNNNNNNNNNNNNNNNNNNNNNNNNNNNNNNNNNNNNNNNNNNNNNNNNNNNNNNNNNNNNNNNNNNNNNNNNNNNNNNNNNNNNNNNNNNNNNNNNNNNNNNNNNNNNNNNNNNNNNNNNNNNNNNNNNNNNNNNNNNNNNNNNNNNNNNNNNNNNNNNNNNNNNNNNNNNNNNNNNNNNNNNNNNNNNNNNNNNNNNNNNNNNNNNNNNNNNNNNNNNACTTAGTAAGTAAATGTGCACATAACGAAATATCCAGTATGTAACTTAGTAAGTAAATGTGCACATAACGAAATATCCAGTATGTAACTCTGATAGTAATTTGTAGGGAAATGTGCACATAATGAAATATCCAGTATGTAACTCTGATAGTAATTTGTAGGGAAATGTGCACATAACGAAATATCCAGTATGTAACTCTGATAGTAATTTGTAGGGAAATGTGCAGATGACACAATTTCCTGACCTGTTCTCTGAGATCTTCATTGTATGTCTCAGCAGTCTGGAGTTGTCTCTGAGACTTGGCCAGCTGTTTCTCAGCAGTCTGGAGTTGTCTCTGAGACTTGGCCAGCTGTTTCCTGGCTATAGTCAGTTCATCCTGGGTCCTCCTCAACTCTTCCTCCAGCGATCTCACTCTGCCTTCTACAGGCTGGAGCTCTGAAGCCATCTGCAGATTTCACATATTTCATCTCGTTTCATTTCATAACAGTTAACTTGTTCACAGTTCCCATTACACATGTGAGgagacaggaattgtgggtaataggtcaaaggtgagggccccTAAGTAACTTTTAGAAAATTTTCGtcctttgttttcatttgcaaaacaatgtccagacggaCCAGACCTGCTTTGCTTATGAGTAGAGTATAGCTGGGGcttttacctttaaaaacttACCAACACTTCATGTCACTGCACACTACATATATGATATCCTAGACTAGAACATTGTTACAAAAGCAGGAATTAGAGAAGTACCAGCAGAAAGAGCCAATCTATGTTTTTTAATGGTATGTAAAGCAAATAACCATTGCTCATACATACATTATAGATGGGCAACTGGGAAATGTTGGGTCACTTTGAACACTGAAGACATTGCCGGGTCGCCAGATTATAAACCAGTAGGGTAAAAATAACGGTAAACCATAATATAACCGGTAAACCAGTAGCGTAACCACTGCGTAACCACTGCGCTAGAAAAGGCTGATCAGCCCATGCTACCCTCTGAAATTATATTGAGCGAATACCTAGCCTCACAGTAGTCATTGACTATATCGGATACAGGAAGGAGGTACATGAAGGAGATTACGAGTCAGGTACAGTAGTCTACTCTACTATACACGTACGTACTCTAGTCTAGGTCATGGGGTGGGCTTTTGGCTAGGCTCCAGTCATACCTTCTCATCTCTTCCTCACAGTGTTTCCTTTCCGCAAATATGTCCCTTTGGCGACACCTGTAAAAGTAACAGAGCAATAGTCAGCGTCGCACCTTTCCATTACGCTACCATACACTGAGAAATGTGGAAATTCGCAAAGTTCGGCCCAAAGCAGGAACATTTTGTTTACGTCGTCCACCATGATGGATTTGGAAAGTCTCGTTCAAATCTCGCGAGAGGTAAAACTCTCACAAGATTTCGAATCATCAAAGTCATCTCAAACAGGAcgaacaatacaaaatggacgACTCAAAAATACACGCTGCTCTTGTGCTACCCCAAACACTCTAGATTTGACATTCATATACAAAAGTTTGGCTGTTTTACTGAGTTCGATTTCTACTCACGTGATCGACGAACGAGAACGGAGAGGTTGACGGTATTGCTATGGCGGCCTCCAGAGGAGATGCGGCGTTTTTTCAGTTTCCATTGAATTTTCTATTCAAGTGCTCCTAAACCATCTTTCCGTGAGGACGTTAGCTGTGGTTTTGTGTGCGACATGACCAGGTTCGCGAGGGGAGGCAGCGGGAACAGGAAGAGGCCGGAGGAGGCGACGCCATGGACCAAGCTGAAGCCACGTCTGACTGGCAAGTCGTCTGGCAAGAAGAGACACGGCAAAAGTCCGGCTTCATCCACAAGTCACAGCGATGGCGGTCACAGAAGCAAACACCCGGGAAATAACGAATCAGAACTGATGGAAAAAGAGCTGGAAGAAGCCTTGGTCAGGACGAAAAGGAGTGAACAGCGGAGGCTAAAgagaataaagaagaaaactcTGTCCAAGGTGGTATAAAAAGTCTAGATAGGCTATCCCTAGCTGTGGCAACGATCGCATGAAGAAAAACGTAATTAAAAACGTAATTCAGCGTTGTTTTCGGTAGCGATTCAGAACTTCCCGTTTTATGGCCAAAACGTCACTGAACATGTTTGACAACGCTTTGGAAGATTTCGGGGAGCGGTGCCGAACAGCCAAGATGGTGGCCTGGTAGTTTGAACAGTGAGAAATGTTTGTAACAGGTCGGGTTGTGGAATACTTAGGGTTTTTGAAGACGGCTAACCCCGCGGGGCAGTAGGCAAGACTCTAGGGAAGCCAGGGCCGTGCAGAAAACTGGAAGAAAAGGGTATCTTCACGCAGCAGATACGCAAAATCCGTTATCCCAAATGGGGTTCTCCCCAACATTGCAGAGAAAACGTTAAATCACGATTTTAAATAACATTTTCCTCCTTTCGGTCTTTACCCCAGCTAAGACTATGTCCCTCAGGTGTGTTCCCTGTTTATGTCCCTCAGGTGTCTTACCTGTTTATGTCcctcaggtgtgttacctgtctatgtccctcaggtgtgttacctgtttaTGTCCCTCAGGTGTGTTCCCTGTTTATGTCCCTCAGGTGTGTTCCTTGTTAACGGCcctcaggtgtgttacctgtttatgtccctcaggtgtgttacctgtttaTGTCCCTCAGGTGTGTTCCTTGTTAATGGCCCTCAGTTGTGTTACCTGTTTATGTCCCTCAGGTGTGTTCCCTGTTTATGTCcctcaggtgtgttacctgtttaTGTCCCTCAGGTGTGTTCCCTGTTTATGTCcctcaggtgtgttacctgtttaTGTCCCTCAGGTGTGTTACTGTTTATGTCCCTCAGGTGTGTTCCCTGTTTATGTCcctcaggtgtgttacctgtttaTGTCCCTCAGGTGTGTTCCCTGTTTATGTCCCTCAGGTGTGTTCCTTGTTAATGGCcctcaggtgtgttacctgtttatgtccctcaggtgtgttacctgtttatgtccctcaggtgtgttacctgttgATGTCCCTCAGGTGTGTTTTCCTGTTTATGTCCCTCAGGTGTGTTTCCTGTTGATGTCcctcaggtgtgttacctgtttaTGTCCCTCAGGTGTGTTCCTTGTTAATGACCCTCAGTTGTGTTACCTGTTTATGTCcctcaggtgtgttacctgtttatgtccctcaggtgtgttacctgtttaTATCcctcaggtgtgttacctgtttaTGTCCCTCAGGTGTGTTCCCTGTTTATGTCcctcaggtgtgttacctgttaatgtccctcaggtgtgttacctgtttaTGCCcctcaggtgtgttacctgtttaTGTCCCTCAGGTGTGTTCCTTGTTAATGGCCCTCAGTTGTGTTACCTGTTTATGTTCCTCAGGTGTGTTCCCTGTTTATGTCCttcaggtgtgttacctgttaATGTCCCTCAGGTGTGTTCCCTGTTTATGCCcctcaggtgtgttacctgtttatgtccctcaggtgtgttacctgtttaTGTCCCTCAGGTGTGTTACCACTGCCGCCAGCCAGGCCACGGGATGTCGGAGTGTCCCCAGATGACCTCAGATGTGGAGCAAGGGACCGGGATCTGCTTCAGGTGTGGTTCTACGGAGCACAAGTCAGCCAGGTGTACCACCAGGAACATTCCAGAACAGACAGGTAAATATGAGCACAAGTCAGCCAGGTGTACCACCAGGAACATTCCAGAACAGACAGGTAAATATTAGCACAAGTCAGCCAGGTGTACCACCAGGAACATTCCAGAACAGACAGGTAAATATGAGCACAAGTCAGCCAGGTGTACCACCAGGTACATTccagaacaaacaggtaaaTTATACactgtagatacagatacagaagctggtgtgttacggggaAGAGCGGTTATACTTGTTATATTCAAAAGCTGGTGAGTTACACCAAAAGgctgttatactggctatacagatagatacagaaTCTGCCATCTTTTAATCTGATGGTCATCTATCACTTAAACTAGTGAGTCTTTTTTTCTCCATATCTTAGAAATGTGTCTACACGTTGGatgtacacagacacacaaaaaaagcaattAGGACTGCCACTAGTgacaggttttgctatctaTCAAGGTTTGCTAAGGGGAAAAATGTAGTAAGTTTGGCCTTAGTCACaagtttgtgtgttttgatcAATTCTAATAACAGAATTAGAATTTATTCCTTCTTCGGAAATGTGTAAAATATAGGTGAAAATAGGTGTTTACATATTGTTTGTATGTTCTCgcattgctgtttttttctcagGAAAAAGAGACCTTCCTTTTGCCAAGTGTTTCACCTGTGGGGAGACAGGTCACCTGGCCAGGTCCTGTCCAGACAATCCTCGGGGCCTGTATCCTAACGGTGAGGCTTCAGTCATTAAATGTGCCTGTATCCTAACGGTGAGGCTTCCCTGTCATTAAATGTGCCTGTATCCTAACGGTGAGGCTTCCCTGTCATAAAATGTGCCTGTAGCCTAACGGTGAGGCTTCAGTCATTAGATGTGCCTGTATCCTAACGGTGAGGCTTCAGTCATTAGATGTGCCTGTATCCTAACGGTGAGGCTTCCCTGttgaacattacatgtacaggtatatattttttgcataattatgatCTAGAAAAAAGTTTCTGTGAATCGCCGCCCTGTGTAAGCTCGGCACCTTTTGGCCATGGACCATGGTAACTCATAACTACCTTCATTTGACGTTTTGGTTTCTCGTAACTGCctttatttgatgttttggtTTCTCGTAACTGCCtttgtttgatgttttgtttctcCTGACAGGAGGCGGCTGCAAACACTGTGGATCTGTGGAGCATCACCAGTGGCAGTGTCCCAGCAACAAGGCTtcaggtaacaaacaaacaaacaaacacagtgtCCCAGCAACAAGGCTtcaggtaacaaacaaacaaacaaacacagtgtCCCAGCAACAAGGCTtcaggtaacaaacaaacaaacacagtgtCCCAGCAACAAGGCTtcaggtaacaaacaaacaaacaaacacagtgtCCCAGCAACAAGGCTtcaggtaacaaacaaacaaacaaacacagttaTACTGCTGCTGTACTGACTTTCATCTTAAAGGTGTGCCAGTATAAAGAAGGCTTCAGGTAACAATCTGCTGGAATAAGAACAATAACTGCTCTGTGATAATCAAGTgattttgcagttgaaacattAGTGCAGTAACACAATGGACAGTGGCACAGTTTAACATGAGTCACTTTATATGCAAATGTGCTGAGTTTGCAGTGAgcctactgtacatgtatgtcagaagGGCATTTCTTTGGGATCACCTGAATATGATGTCTACTGTCTTCACaggagggtcagaggtcatacaggtcagcaccatggacagccaCACCAGTGCAGACCTGGACGTTATTCCCAGGTCAAAAGTCAAGGGTCAACCTTCAGCTAGAAAAGGGCCCAAGATTGTCAAGTTTTAGATGAAAGGCCTGATGGGATAGGACGGGACATTTTGTGTAGAACCTGCATCACTGGTTCGAGAACAGTTGATTCAGAAAAATTAACagagaaatttgtttcttttaattCAGTTTTCAAAGATTCATTTTGTAATGACATAATGTGTAGTCTAGTGTTTTTTTCACCCTCCCACATTAGTATTATTATTAAGGACGAGTACGTCATGCATAAAGTTAAGGCCTAATCTGGAAGGAAGGACACAAACACAGGAATAAgttaatgtaatatttttattcaagtatTGGAAAGTGTCCCCAATTACAAAGCAAAAACATGGATGTTTTTACAACAGATACCTTAGTTTGTTATATGCTGCTGATTATGATAGTGGTGATGGCCTGGCCATGTTAGGCAGTCAGAAACGTTGACACATGAAATGTATTAAAAATCGCACTTCACAATGCGGCAATTTCAGTAAGAACATTTTAAAGCATGGAACCAGTAAAGGCACTGGCAATGAGACGTCTCCCATATTTCTTTACTTGACACCCCAAA comes from Branchiostoma floridae strain S238N-H82 chromosome 2, Bfl_VNyyK, whole genome shotgun sequence and encodes:
- the LOC118405605 gene encoding zinc finger CCHC domain-containing protein 9-like isoform X1, with product MTRFARGGSGNRKRPEEATPWTKLKPRLTGKSSGKKRHGKSPASSTSHSDGGHRSKHPGNNESELMEKELEEALVRTKRSEQRRLKRIKKKTLSKVCYHCRQPGHGMSECPQMTSDVEQGTGICFRCGSTEHKSARCTTRNIPEQTGKYEHKSARCTTRNIPEQTGKRDLPFAKCFTCGETGHLARSCPDNPRGLYPNGEASVIKCACILTEAAANTVDLWSITSGSVPATRLQEGQRSYRSAPWTATPVQTWTLFPGQKSRVNLQLEKGPRLSSFR
- the LOC118405605 gene encoding zinc finger CCHC domain-containing protein 9-like isoform X2, whose protein sequence is MTRFARGGSGNRKRPEEATPWTKLKPRLTGKSSGKKRHGKSPASSTSHSDGGHRSKHPGNNESELMEKELEEALVRTKRSEQRRLKRIKKKTLSKVCYHCRQPGHGMSECPQMTSDVEQGTGICFRCGSTEHKSARCTTRNIPEQTGKYEHKSARCTTRNIPEQTGKRDLPFAKCFTCGETGHLARSCPDNPRGLYPNGGGCKHCGSVEHHQWQCPSNKASGGSEVIQVSTMDSHTSADLDVIPRSKVKGQPSARKGPKIVKF
- the LOC118405605 gene encoding zinc finger CCHC domain-containing protein 9-like isoform X4; this translates as MTRFARGGSGNRKRPEEATPWTKLKPRLTGKSSGKKRHGKSPASSTSHSDGGHRSKHPGNNESELMEKELEEALVRTKRSEQRRLKRIKKKTLSKVCYHCRQPGHGMSECPQMTSDVEQGTGICFRCGSTEHKSARCTTRNIPEQTGKRDLPFAKCFTCGETGHLARSCPDNPRGLYPNGGGCKHCGSVEHHQWQCPSNKASGGSEVIQVSTMDSHTSADLDVIPRSKVKGQPSARKGPKIVKF
- the LOC118405605 gene encoding zinc finger CCHC domain-containing protein 9-like isoform X3, which codes for MTRFARGGSGNRKRPEEATPWTKLKPRLTGKSSGKKRHGKSPASSTSHSDGGHRSKHPGNNESELMEKELEEALVRTKRSEQRRLKRIKKKTLSKVCYHCRQPGHGMSECPQMTSDVEQGTGICFRCGSTEHKSARCTTRNIPEQTGKRDLPFAKCFTCGETGHLARSCPDNPRGLYPNGEASVIKCACILTEAAANTVDLWSITSGSVPATRLQEGQRSYRSAPWTATPVQTWTLFPGQKSRVNLQLEKGPRLSSFR